The following are encoded together in the Rhizobium tumorigenes genome:
- a CDS encoding SDR family oxidoreductase, producing the protein MTKSALIIGATGIVGNNLARHLIDKGFEVAGLARNPASDIAGLRPVAANLLDPESLASAVRDLKPTHVFFSTWSRQATELENIRVNGAMVKNLLDALRPHKSVEHVALVTGLKHYLGPFEAYGKGVLPATPFREEQGRLEVDNFYYAQEDEVFAAAKTDGFSWSVHRPHTIIGYALGNAMNMGVTLAVYASICKATGRPFIFPGSPMQWNGLSDMTDARLLARHLEWASTTDAARNKDFNVVNGDVFRWSWMWQRIAAWFDIEPQPLPSEMTTLESQLADAGPIWADIAAKNGLAEHDIDKLASAWHTDADLGRPIEVMTDMSKSRKLGFLDYQATDDSFTDLFTRLREARIIP; encoded by the coding sequence CATCTCATCGACAAGGGTTTCGAGGTCGCAGGCCTCGCCCGCAATCCGGCAAGCGACATTGCCGGCCTGCGCCCAGTCGCAGCCAACCTGCTCGATCCCGAAAGTCTCGCCTCCGCCGTGCGCGACCTGAAGCCGACCCATGTCTTCTTCAGCACATGGTCGCGTCAGGCGACTGAACTCGAAAATATCCGCGTCAACGGCGCGATGGTAAAGAACCTGCTCGATGCGCTCCGCCCACACAAGTCGGTGGAGCATGTGGCGCTGGTCACTGGCCTCAAGCATTATCTCGGGCCTTTCGAGGCTTACGGCAAAGGCGTGTTGCCGGCCACACCGTTCCGCGAGGAGCAGGGTCGCCTCGAAGTCGATAATTTCTACTATGCCCAGGAAGACGAGGTTTTCGCCGCCGCCAAGACCGATGGCTTTAGCTGGAGCGTCCACCGCCCACACACCATCATCGGCTACGCACTCGGCAACGCCATGAACATGGGCGTGACGCTTGCCGTCTACGCCTCGATTTGCAAGGCGACCGGCCGTCCCTTCATCTTCCCGGGCTCGCCGATGCAGTGGAACGGCTTGTCGGACATGACCGATGCCCGCCTGCTCGCCCGCCATCTGGAATGGGCCTCGACCACGGACGCAGCCCGGAACAAGGATTTCAACGTCGTCAACGGCGATGTCTTCCGCTGGAGCTGGATGTGGCAGCGCATCGCCGCGTGGTTCGACATCGAGCCACAGCCGCTGCCATCCGAAATGACGACGCTCGAATCGCAGCTCGCTGATGCTGGCCCGATCTGGGCGGACATTGCCGCCAAGAACGGTCTTGCGGAACATGACATCGACAAGCTCGCCTCCGCCTGGCACACCGACGCCGATCTCGGCCGCCCTATCGAGGTCATGACCGACATGAGCAAGAGCCGCAAACTCGGTTTCCTCGACTACCAGGCTACCGACGACAGCTTCACGGACCTCTTCACCCGCCTCCGGGAAGCCCGCATCATACCCTGA
- the pqqE gene encoding pyrroloquinoline quinone biosynthesis protein PqqE — MTVVFSADKSMAEARRITAPPPMALLAELTHRCPLACPYCSNPLELVRANAELTTEQWIEIFRQAAAMGVLHLHLSGGEPASRRDLVELTRAAAGFGLYTNLITSGVGLTEARIAELADAGLDHLQLSIQGITPEKADQVGGYRGGYARKMAVAEWTRAAGIPLTVNAVCHKQNMEEIGGMLDLAIALGARRIEIATVQFHGWAERNRQALMPTLEQVEATNAFVEASRKRLEGTLVIDYVPADHHARFPKACMGGWARIGLNVTPSGKVLPCHAAETIVGLAFDNATERPLSEIWYDSAAFNAYRGDDWMQEPCRSCDRKHIDFGGCRCQAMALAGDPAATDPVCTFSPLRNELTAQAKADSLAVPPPFVYRGR, encoded by the coding sequence ATGACGGTCGTCTTCTCAGCAGACAAATCGATGGCGGAGGCGCGCCGCATCACAGCTCCACCGCCGATGGCGCTGCTGGCCGAGCTTACGCACCGCTGTCCGCTCGCCTGCCCCTATTGCTCCAATCCGCTGGAGCTGGTGCGGGCCAATGCGGAGCTCACCACCGAACAGTGGATAGAGATCTTCCGCCAGGCGGCAGCCATGGGTGTCCTGCACCTGCATCTGTCAGGGGGCGAGCCGGCGTCGCGTCGCGATCTGGTCGAGCTGACCCGCGCTGCAGCCGGCTTCGGGCTCTACACCAATCTCATCACATCGGGCGTCGGCCTCACCGAGGCTCGCATCGCCGAACTGGCGGATGCCGGCCTCGACCACCTGCAACTATCGATCCAGGGCATCACGCCTGAAAAAGCCGATCAGGTCGGTGGCTACAGGGGTGGCTATGCGCGCAAGATGGCAGTTGCGGAATGGACGCGCGCAGCCGGTATCCCGCTGACGGTCAACGCCGTCTGCCACAAGCAGAATATGGAAGAGATTGGCGGCATGCTCGATCTCGCCATCGCGCTCGGCGCCCGGCGCATCGAGATCGCCACTGTACAGTTCCATGGCTGGGCGGAGCGCAACCGGCAGGCCCTGATGCCGACGCTGGAGCAGGTGGAGGCGACGAATGCCTTCGTCGAAGCATCGCGCAAGCGGCTTGAAGGCACGCTGGTCATCGACTATGTGCCGGCGGATCATCATGCGCGTTTCCCCAAAGCCTGCATGGGCGGCTGGGCGCGCATCGGCCTCAACGTCACGCCTTCAGGCAAGGTCCTGCCCTGCCACGCCGCCGAGACCATCGTCGGCCTCGCCTTCGACAACGCCACGGAACGGCCGCTTTCCGAAATCTGGTACGACAGCGCCGCCTTCAACGCCTATCGCGGTGACGACTGGATGCAGGAACCCTGCCGTTCATGCGACCGCAAGCATATCGATTTCGGCGGTTGTCGATGCCAGGCCATGGCGCTCGCCGGCGATCCCGCAGCGACAGACCCCGTCTGCACATTCTCTCCATTGCGCAATGAGCTGACAGCGCAGGCCAAAGCCGATTCGCTGGCGGTCCCGCCGCCGTTCGTCTATCGCGGGCGTTGA
- the pqqD gene encoding pyrroloquinoline quinone biosynthesis peptide chaperone PqqD, which produces MSDQQTVTITAETVIKLPRGVRLHEDPVRKQMVLLAPERALALDEIAVAIVRALDGVKSLDQIADGFARDFGAPKDHVLADIIAFAQEFANRRMLEIVQ; this is translated from the coding sequence GTGAGCGACCAACAGACAGTCACCATCACCGCCGAAACCGTCATCAAGTTGCCACGCGGCGTGCGTCTGCATGAAGATCCTGTGCGCAAGCAGATGGTGCTGCTGGCGCCGGAGCGGGCGCTGGCGCTCGACGAGATCGCCGTCGCCATCGTCCGCGCACTGGATGGCGTGAAGAGCCTCGATCAGATTGCAGACGGCTTTGCCCGCGATTTCGGTGCTCCGAAGGACCACGTGCTGGCCGACATCATTGCCTTTGCGCAGGAGTTCGCCAATCGCCGGATGCTGGAGATCGTCCAATGA
- the pqqC gene encoding pyrroloquinoline-quinone synthase PqqC — MTAWRSILQQTPNRQSFEHRLRAIGAERYHDKHPFHVMLHGGECSLTQVRAWVINRFYYQSRIPMKDAAFMSRSDNPDLRRAWRRRIEDHDGGIEEGGGIRRWLKLAEAVGLDPDYVASTKGVLAGTRFAVDAYLHFVREKPMLEAVASSLTEMFAPKIHSDRIAGLLKHYAFADDRALAYFRQRLNEAPEEVAFGLGYVLDHADTLEKQDAAASALTFKTDVLWSQLDTLYSAYVTPGRIPPGGWDGHEAVVAFSPDDDLPKGQRL; from the coding sequence ATGACGGCATGGAGATCGATCTTGCAGCAGACACCTAACCGACAGAGTTTCGAACATCGCCTGCGGGCTATCGGCGCGGAACGCTACCATGACAAACACCCTTTCCACGTCATGCTGCACGGCGGCGAGTGCAGCCTGACGCAGGTGCGCGCCTGGGTTATCAACCGGTTCTACTATCAGAGCCGCATTCCCATGAAGGACGCAGCGTTCATGTCTCGCTCGGACAACCCCGACCTCCGCCGCGCCTGGCGCCGGCGGATCGAGGATCATGATGGCGGCATCGAGGAAGGCGGCGGCATCCGCCGCTGGCTGAAGCTCGCCGAAGCAGTCGGGCTCGATCCCGATTACGTGGCCTCGACGAAAGGCGTGTTGGCGGGAACACGTTTTGCCGTTGACGCCTATCTGCATTTCGTGCGCGAAAAGCCGATGCTGGAAGCTGTCGCATCCTCGCTGACCGAGATGTTCGCGCCAAAAATCCATTCCGACCGAATTGCCGGACTGCTGAAGCACTACGCATTTGCCGACGATCGGGCACTCGCCTACTTCCGCCAGCGTCTCAACGAAGCACCAGAGGAGGTAGCCTTCGGGCTCGGCTATGTGCTCGACCATGCCGACACGCTGGAAAAGCAAGATGCGGCGGCATCGGCGCTGACATTCAAGACAGACGTGCTCTGGTCTCAGCTCGACACGCTTTATTCCGCCTATGTGACGCCTGGCCGCATTCCGCCCGGAGGGTGGGATGGCCACGAAGCCGTTGTAGCGTTTTCGCCGGATGACGATCTTCCGAAAGGACAGCGCCTGTGA
- the pqqB gene encoding pyrroloquinoline quinone biosynthesis protein PqqB encodes MRFLVLGTAAGGGLPQWNCGCDNCRSARIEGSGLRPQTQSSVAVSVDGENWAILNASPDIRQQIADNSALHPRELRHSPIRSVVVTNGDIDHIAGLLVLREKQAFGLFMTEALADILSGNPVFSALDPAFVQRQTIALGTPFQLLPGLTAELFPVPGKVPLFLEDDNPEIGLEGEQTIGIELKSGNQRAYYIPGCAALTEKLASRIDGADLLLFDGTLFTDDEMLVSGTGQKTGRRMGHMPIDGAGGSLEALSSVTVARKVYVHINNTNPIWRQGPARDKVYDAGFEVGHDGMEIDLAADT; translated from the coding sequence ATGCGCTTTCTCGTGCTCGGGACCGCAGCCGGCGGCGGACTTCCGCAATGGAATTGCGGCTGCGACAATTGCAGGTCGGCCCGGATCGAGGGATCCGGACTGCGCCCGCAGACGCAGTCTTCCGTTGCGGTCAGCGTTGACGGTGAAAACTGGGCTATCCTCAATGCCTCGCCGGATATCCGCCAGCAGATAGCGGACAACAGCGCCCTCCACCCCCGCGAACTCCGGCACTCCCCCATCCGCAGCGTTGTCGTCACCAATGGCGATATCGACCACATCGCAGGGCTGCTTGTATTGCGGGAAAAGCAGGCATTCGGGCTCTTCATGACCGAAGCCCTGGCCGACATCCTGTCTGGCAATCCGGTTTTTTCGGCACTCGACCCCGCCTTCGTCCAGCGGCAAACGATCGCTCTCGGCACCCCCTTCCAGCTTCTCCCCGGCTTGACGGCGGAGTTGTTCCCCGTGCCGGGCAAAGTTCCGCTATTTCTGGAGGACGACAATCCGGAGATCGGTCTCGAAGGCGAGCAGACCATCGGCATCGAGCTTAAGTCGGGAAACCAGCGCGCCTATTACATTCCCGGCTGCGCTGCGCTCACGGAAAAGCTCGCCTCCCGCATCGATGGCGCCGACCTTCTTCTCTTCGATGGCACGCTGTTTACCGACGACGAGATGCTCGTCAGCGGCACAGGCCAGAAGACCGGCCGGCGTATGGGTCATATGCCGATTGATGGCGCTGGCGGCAGCCTGGAGGCGCTTTCTAGCGTGACTGTCGCCCGAAAGGTTTACGTCCATATCAACAATACCAATCCGATCTGGCGACAAGGCCCTGCCCGCGACAAAGTCTATGATGCGGGTTTCGAGGTCGGCCATGACGGCATGGAGATCGATCTTGCAGCAGACACCTAA
- the pqqA gene encoding pyrroloquinoline quinone precursor peptide PqqA yields MKWHAPKFIEVSCGMEINRYAPADGSEPVLF; encoded by the coding sequence ATGAAATGGCATGCACCAAAATTCATCGAAGTCAGCTGCGGCATGGAAATCAACCGTTACGCTCCGGCCGACGGCAGCGAACCCGTCCTATTCTAG